From Nicotiana tabacum cultivar K326 chromosome 22, ASM71507v2, whole genome shotgun sequence, one genomic window encodes:
- the LOC107808171 gene encoding nuclear transport factor 2 isoform X4 produces the protein MAAVATAAAAQPVSAQVVANAFVQQYYHILHHSPGLVFRFYQDISKLGRPEDDGSMGITTTMQAINDKILSLNYGDFRAEIKSVDAQESFNGGVHVLVTGYLTGKDNLILNFCQTFFLAPQDRGYFVLNDMFRYVENVRQHDAVQVPVTDAEAPVTPQQIVADPPPVQENHIPEQSTPPAEEADVGEVYNPPENGDVPIVEEEVPVSEVVDEVQDGSEVVVESDTKTGEVPKKSYASIVMHLKESAATFSPPPAPSRKPMAKRVEQVNQPATTATDGPVSSSDSVDNINDPEGEADGYSVYIKGLPMSATVALLGDEFKKFGPIKNGGIQVRSNRGFCFGFVEFEVESAVQKAIEASPVLIGGWQAVVEEKRSTNSRGNTRGRFQSGRGAGFRNDGGRGRGNYGGGRGYGRDDFNGRNEFNNRGGSRGGSSNRGGDGYRRTDNTGGRMNRGGGVPNGTAKNMAPRYSATA, from the exons ATGGCGGCAGTAGCAACAGCAGCGGCAGCACAAccagtttctgctcaagtt GTGGCTAATGCATTTGTGCAGCAATACTATCATATATTGCACCATTCGCCTGGGCTTGTATTTAGGTTTTATCAGGATATAAGCAAGCTTGGACGCCCCGAAGATGATGGCTCCATGGGCATCACTACCACAATGCAA GCAATCAATGATAAGATACTCTCACTTAACTATGGAGACTTCAGAGCAGAGATTAAGTCTGTGGATGCCCAAGAATCCTTCAATGGCGGGGTGCATGTCCTTGTGACTGGATATTTAACTGGGAAAGATAACTTGATCTTAAATTTCTGTCAAACGTTCTTCCTAGCACCGCAAGATAGAGGGTACTTTGTCTTGAATGATATGTTTCGATACGTAGAGAATGTCCGTCAGCATGATGCAGTCCAGGTTCCAGTAACTGATGCTGAGGCTCCTGTCACGCCACAGCAAA TTGTTGCAGATCCACCTCCAGTACAGGAGAATCACATTCCTGAGCAAAGCACACCGCCAGCGGAGGAAGCTGATGTGGGAGAAGTTTACAACCCACCTGAGAATGGTGATGTGCCTATTGTTGAAGAGGAAGTGCCTGTGTCTGAGGTTGTTGATGAAGTCCAAGATGGCTCTGAAGTGGTAGTTGAATCTGACACCAAAACTGGGGAAGTTCCTAAGAAGTCATATGCTTCAATT GTCATGCATCTCAAGGAAAGCGCTGCTACTTTCTCCCCTCCTCCAGCACCTTCTAGGAAGCCTATGGCAAAGAGGGTTGAGCAAGTGAATCAACCAGCCACAACAGCAACTGATGGCCCAGTTTCCAGCTCAGATAGTGTTGATAACATAAATGACCCAGAAGGAGAAG CTGATGGCTACTCAGTCTACATAAAAGGCTTGCCTATGAGTGCGACTGTGGCCTTGCTTGGAGATGAGTTCAAGAAGTTTGGGCCTATCAAAAATGGAGGCATTCAAGTCAGAAGTAACAGG GGATTTTGTTTTGGATTTGTGGAATTTGAAGTGGAGAGTGCTGTGCAAAAAGCAATCGAG GCTTCTCCAGTTCTAATCGGTGGGTGGCAAGCTGTGGTCGAGGAGAAGAGGTCTACCAATTCTCGAG GTAACACCAGAGGTAGGTTTCAATCTGGAAGGGGTGCTGGATTCAGGAACGATGGTGGAAGAGGACGAGGAAATTATGGAGGTGGCAGGGGCTATGGTCGAGATGATTTCAATGGAAGAAATGAGTTCAACAACAGGGGTGGCAGTCGTGGGGGGTCATCAAACCGCGGAGGCGATGGATATCGGCGAACTGACAACACAGGTGGGCGAATGAATCGTGGTGGTGGGGTGCCTAATGGAACAGCTAAAAACATGGCACCCCGCTATTCTGCTACAGCTTGA